In Drosophila nasuta strain 15112-1781.00 chromosome 2R, ASM2355853v1, whole genome shotgun sequence, a single genomic region encodes these proteins:
- the LOC132786771 gene encoding chloride channel protein 2 isoform X10 — protein MVYFASRDNRDRNGKAKQHVERIIHDEEFGEENVELVDSEWADFEKFIRQLRQRRSSNISMEAELRHVQRHPKVKSQAFYPCPPPTENGPDSDSSSDDDDPFGYIDTLMYGRYTKDLGEFAKDEARKLKLLEKRRKQEDKQRNKELLGKRATRIKRISSWVWKHTLARLGEDWVFLALLGIIMALLSFIMDKGISICTNARIWLYRDLTSQPFIQYIAWVSLPVCLILFSAGFVHLIAPQSIGSGIPEMKTILRGVALKEYLTFKTLVAKVIGLTATLGSGMPLGKEGPFVHIASIVAQLLSKLVTSFQGIYENESRNSEMLAAACAVGVGACFAAPVGGVLFSIEVTTTYFAVRNYWRGFFAAVCGATVFRLLAVWFQNADTVRALFLTNFTTEFPFDPQELFVFALIGLICGLGGATYVWVHRRYVLFMRSNKRMNKFLQKNRFLYPGFLALLVSSISFPLGTGQFLAGELSTHEQVTQLFSNFTWSRDDLTVEQAAVVTHWMTNYTSVFGNLVCYLVFTFFFSIIASTIPVPSGMFIPVFKIGAAFGRLVGEFMASWFPHGVRYGGRLSPIMPGGYAVVGAAAFSGSVTHTVSVAVIIFEMTGQITHVVPVMIAVLVANAVAALLQPSIYDSIILIKKLPYLPDLLPSSSGMYSIFVEDFMVRDVKYIWHGISYQKLKEVLKINKTLRSLPLVDSPENMILLGSVQRYELIKIIEKHIGREKRMEVAQKWQKEAEERALEEEKKKQEAEQRQRRPSRFEVLPAPDILSLRQIANDEMLPPKKRAETLHSSLTPRKSILKKTNSFNLKTYTPASPHSPSITPYTTITGNSEFRIRSAFEAIFKKSTTLQDVQPDPEMGSVSPETADSGVQVQQAPSAPSTPGISKKVQLQAQNNWNFVTDQIML, from the exons ATGGTCTACTTTGCCAGCCGCGACAATCGTGATCGCAACGGGAAAGCCAAACAGCACGTTGAACGGATCATACACGATGAAGAGTTTGGCGAAGAGAATGTCGAGCTGGTTGACTCCGAGTGGGCAGACTTCGAGAAGTTCATTCGTCAGTTGCGCCAgagacgcagcagcaacatatcAATGGAGGCGGAACTGAGACATGTCCAGCGACATCCCAAAGTCAAATCACAGGCCTTCTATCCTTGCCCACCGCCAACGGAAAATGGACCCGACTCTGACTCATCGTCCGACGATGACGATCCATTCGGATATATCGACACTCTT ATGTATGGTCGTTATACTAAAGATCTAGGAGAATTTGCAAAAGATGAAGCCAGGAAACTCAAGCTACTCGAAAAGCGACGAAAGCAAGAAGATAAACAAAGGAATAAG GAACTGCTAGGCAAACGAGCGACACGAATAAAACGCATCTCATCATGGGTCTGGAAGCATACGTTGGCACGTTTGGGCGAGGATTGGGTGTTCCTCGCCCTGCTGGGCATCATCATGGCCCTGCTCTCCTTCATCATGGACAAAGGCATATCGATATGTACAAATG CTCGTATTTGGCTGTATCGCGATCTTACCTCACAGCCCTTCATACAGTATATTGCTTGGGTCTCATTGCCGGTCTGCTTAATATTATTCTCAGCCGGCTTTGTCCATCTCATCGCACCGCAAAGTATAG GTTCCGGTATACCTGAAATGAAGACCATTCTGCGTGGCGTTGCACTGAAAGAGTATCTCACATTTAAGACATTAGTGGCCAAGGTAATTGGTTTAACGGCAACTCTGGGCAGCGGTATGCCATTAGGAAAGGAA GGTCCTTTCGTACATATAGCAAGTATTGTAGCACAATTATTAAGTAAACTCGTCACATCATTCCAAGGCATCTATGAGAATGAGTCGCGCAACTCGGAAATGCTTGCGGCCGCCTGTGCCGTCGGCGTTGGCGCCTGCTTTGCAGCTCCCGTTGGTG GCGTACTCTTCAGCATTGAGGTAACCACCACATACTTTGCGGTGCGCAACTACTGGCGCGGCTTCTTTGCCGCTGTCTGTGGTGCGACGGTATTTCGCTTGCTCGCCGTCTGGTTCCAGAATGCCGACACTGTTCGTGCTCTCTTCCTCACCAACTTCACCACCGAGTTCCCCTTCGATCCGCAAGAGTTGTTCGTTTTCGCCCTGATTGG CTTAATTTGCGGCTTGGGTGGCGCCACCTATGTCTGGGTGCATCGGCGTTATGTGCTCTTCATGCGCTCCAACAAACGCATGAACAAATTCCTGCAGAAAAA TCGCTTTTTGTATCCTGGTTTTCTGGCGCTGTTGGTATCCAGCATTTCATTTCCACTGGGCACGGGTCAGTTTCTGGCAGGTGAGCTCAGCACACATGAGCAGGTGACACAGCTGTTTAGCAACTTCACATGGTCTCGAGATGATTTGACTGTGGAACAGGCTGCGGTTGTCACTCACTGGATGACCAACTACACGAGCGTCTTTGGGAATCTAGTCTGCTACTTGGTATTCACG TTCTTCTTCTCCATCATTGCGTCCACAATTCCTGTGCCATCGGGCATGTTCATCCCAGTCTTTAAGATTGGCGCCGCCTTTGGTCGCTTGGTGGGTGAATTTATGGCTTCGTGGTTTCCACATGGCGTTCGCTACGGTGGCCGCCTCTCACCCATTATGCCCGGTGGCTATGCTGTAGTGGGAGCCGCCGCTTTCTCCGGCTCTGTGACGCACACCGTCTCCGTGGCCGTGATTATCTTCGAGATGACGGGTCAAATCACGCACGTGGTGCCCGTGATGATAGCTGTGCTGGTGGCGAATGCGGTGGCCGCGCTGCTGCAGCCCTCTATTTACGACAGTATTATACTGATAAAGAAGCTGCCTTATCTGCCGGATCTGCTGCCCTCCAGCTCGGGCATGTACAGCATCTTTGTGGAGGACTTTATGGTGCGCGATGTCAAATACATTTGGCATGGCATCTCCTATCAGAAGCTCAAGGAGGTGCTCAAGATCAACAAGACGCTGCGCTCGCTGCCCCTGGTCGATAGTCCAGAGAACATGATACTGCTGGGCTCGGTGCAGCGTTACGAACTGATCAAGATCATCGAGAAGCATATTGGACGCGAGAAGCGCATGGAGGTGGCGCAAAAGTGGCAAAAGGAGGCCGAAGAGCGTGCCCTCgaggaggagaagaagaaACAGGAGGCAGAGCAGAGGCAGCGACGGCCCTCACGCTTCGAAGTGCTTCCCGCTCCCGATATTCTCAGTCTGCGCCAGATTGCCAACGACGAAATGCTGCCGCCCAAAAAGCGAGCCGAGACCCTGCACAGTTCGCTGACGCCCCGCAAATCCATACTGAAGAAGACGAACTCGTTCAATCTGAAGACCTACACACCCGCCTCGCCTCACAGTCCCAGCATCACGCCGTACACAACGATCACTGGCAATTCCGAGTTTCGCATACGCTCCGCCTTCGAGGCCATCTTCAAGAAGTCGACGACGCTGCAGGACGTGCAGCCCGATCCGGAGATGGGCTCCGTCTCGCCCGAGACAGCCGACAGTGGGGTGCAAGTGCAGCAGGCACCCAGTGCGCCCAGCACTCCCGGCATCTCGAAGAAGGTTCAGCTG CAAGCACAAAACAATTGGAACTTTGTGACCGATCAGATCATGCTG TAA